From a region of the Acidobacteriota bacterium genome:
- a CDS encoding methionyl-tRNA formyltransferase yields the protein MLVFGDEYGLPRLLPHLPAGSLIGIVASALRPDCLEGLRVLAGREQVPFAIQPGSGSLAYLDFLRQIRSLDPDFIIVHSYSRRLPSDLLACARQGAVNVHSALLPRYRGPNPVQWAIIAGERETGVTLHHLSQEFDGGDIVAQRALPIAFEDTWRDVYSRLEVATEHLLAETLPALLAGRSTRTPQDSRHACSFPRRRPEDGRIDWRSSVVEIYNLIRALVSPLPGAFYETDGGTVVIDSYLRIPEVLGLKFGKAGSARLESGGTRLTPCGAGDRSGLIAAGLPIPPDDAWESGNGWFAFLVVDRSGQNMGCCGWSVDWSAGSASVTLRWWEERSGRWPEVERLIRRVARDELGLSTVVVDGPSERFVLDLDER from the coding sequence GTGTTGGTGTTTGGTGACGAGTACGGTCTTCCGAGGCTGCTCCCACACCTGCCGGCCGGTTCGCTCATAGGCATCGTAGCGAGTGCGCTGCGCCCCGATTGCCTTGAGGGTCTGCGCGTTCTTGCAGGCCGAGAGCAGGTGCCGTTTGCGATTCAGCCCGGAAGTGGCTCGCTTGCATACCTCGATTTCCTGCGCCAGATTCGTTCTTTGGACCCCGACTTCATCATTGTCCATAGTTACTCTCGGCGACTTCCGTCGGATCTGTTGGCCTGCGCCAGGCAGGGGGCAGTCAATGTGCATTCGGCTCTCCTGCCTCGCTACCGCGGTCCAAATCCCGTCCAGTGGGCAATAATCGCCGGCGAGCGAGAAACCGGGGTCACCTTGCACCATCTGTCTCAAGAGTTCGACGGCGGCGACATCGTGGCCCAGCGGGCCTTGCCGATTGCCTTCGAAGACACATGGCGGGATGTGTACTCAAGGCTCGAGGTTGCCACTGAACACCTGCTGGCCGAGACGTTGCCCGCGCTTCTGGCCGGGCGCAGCACCAGGACGCCTCAAGATTCACGTCATGCCTGCTCCTTTCCGCGCCGCCGTCCGGAGGACGGACGGATCGACTGGCGGTCAAGCGTGGTCGAGATCTACAACTTGATTCGCGCGCTGGTGAGCCCGTTGCCGGGCGCGTTCTACGAGACGGACGGTGGTACGGTCGTGATCGATTCCTATCTCCGTATCCCCGAGGTGCTCGGCCTCAAGTTCGGCAAGGCTGGGAGCGCCCGGCTCGAGTCGGGAGGGACGCGGCTTACGCCGTGCGGCGCCGGCGACCGATCAGGGCTCATTGCCGCGGGTTTGCCGATTCCCCCCGACGATGCTTGGGAGTCAGGTAACGGCTGGTTCGCGTTTCTCGTCGTCGATCGGAGTGGGCAGAACATGGGCTGCTGCGGGTGGTCAGTGGATTGGTCAGCAGGGTCGGCGTCGGTGACTCTGCGATGGTGGGAGGAGCGTTCGGGCCGGTGGCCCGAGGTCGAGCGGCTGATCCGCCGGGTCGCTCGCGACGAGTTGGGTCTCAGCACCGTTGTTGTCGATGGACCGTCGGAACGGTTCGTATTGGACCTTGATGAACGGTGA